In Marasmius oreades isolate 03SP1 chromosome 3, whole genome shotgun sequence, a single window of DNA contains:
- a CDS encoding uncharacterized protein (CAZy:AA7), giving the protein MLRMSYLHGARTFGQLKPAAHRFQVFIDDIMLGYALQTLPTAVKMRSYLLSCSYFASLAPFVASLTSRGNECRCLYGDACWPNDSDFASLSARVSQSLIHPLPPAAVCYPVGNPSGNCTDVQLHTTDGNWRSDQPGSMQNTNFETFIFPNDTISACYLNTTLGVPCTQGSVPPVGVDARTVEDVQAAVQFAANHNLRLVVKNTGHDFLGRSTARNAFLLWTHHLKNITYDGAFVPVGGPKDKTYKALTVEAGVQWHEAYDAAEQNGRFVVGGISAGGSVGAAGGWIQGGGHSAWSPSYGLGVDNALQFTAVVASGEHLIANAHTNTDLFWALRGGGGGTYGVVTSVTYLTHDPAPVVGLFISSNFSSTEVARSVLSEYFKLQPTLADARWGGYSFLSSTSLLSILIAPNTDWAFANATVAPFINFTFNMSADTSFESFPFPSFYNLYTLVLADGTQNGFNQEIASRLIPRSVYETRYEKIADAVIAFNGTLNFNQVAGGVVSSVNPDSVGVNPAWRDGLALGIGGGGWKEGATVAEIQAQKQRAKDCLSILENLHPGGGTYFNEASLYESNPAHTFFGNHYSRLLAIKDHYDPRGLFVVAEGVGSERWDESLNCRKRH; this is encoded by the exons ATGCTGCGCATGTCATATTTGCATGGAGCGCGAACCTTCGGCCAATTAAAACCTGCTGCGCACAGA TTCCAGGTATTTATAGACGATATTATGCTCGGTTACGCTCTCCAGACCTTACCTACCGCGGTAAAGATGAGGTCCTACCTGCTATCTTGCTCTTATTTCGCGTCACTTGCACCTTTCGTTGCGAGTCTGACCTCCCGAGGGAACGAGTGTCGATGCCTATACGGTGATGCATGCTGGCCCAACGACTCCGACTTCGCCAGCCTTTCCGCCCGCGTTTCTCAATCTCTCATCCATCCTTTACCTCCTGCCGCTGTGTGTTATCCAGTAGGTAATCCTTCCGGTAACTGCACCGATGTTCAGCTCCACACTACGGACGGAAATTGGCGTTCCGATCAACCCGGGTCTATGCAGAATACCAACTTCGAGACCTTCATCTTCCCGAATGACACAATCAGTGCTTGTTACCTCAATACCACACTCGGAGTTCCTTGCACTCAAGGAAGTGTACCTCCCGTTGGCGTCGATGCTCGCACCGTGGAAGATGTCCAGGCGGCTGTTCAGTTTGCTGCAAACCATAATTTGCGTTTGGTCGTTAAGAATACAGG GCATGACTTCTTGGGTCGAAGCACTGCTCGCAACGCGTTCTTGTTGTGGACACATCACCTCAAGAATATCACCTATGACGGTGCATTTGTGCCGGTCGGCGGTCCGAAAGACAAGACCTACAAAG CGCTCACTGTCGAAGCTGGGGTCCAGTGGCACGAAGCCTACGACGCAGCTGAACAAAATGGACGGTTTGTTGTCGGGGGTATATCTGCTGGAGGATCAGTTGGCGCTGCTGGCGGTTGGATTCAGGGTGGAGGCCATAGTGCTTGGTCCCCGTCGTACGGGCTTG GGGTGGATAACGCATTACAGTTCACTGCTGTGGTTGCATCCGGTGAACACCTAATCGCGAACGCTCACACCAACACTGACCTCTTTTGGGCCTTGAGAgggggaggtggaggaactTATGGTGTCGTAACCTCCGTCACCTATCTCACACACGATCCAGCTCCCGTCGTTGGTCTTTTCATTAGCTCAAATTTCTCATCAACAGAGGTAGCAAGATCCGTTCTGTCCGAATACTTCAAGCTCCAGCCAACCCTCGCTGACGCTCGTTGGGGAGGCTACTCCTTCCTCTCATCCACGTCGCTGCTCAGCATCTTGATTGCCCCCAACACAGATTGGGCATTTGCGAATGCGACAGTTGCACCTTTCATCAATTTCACGTTCAATATGTCCGCTGATACGAGCTTCGAGAGCTTCCCCTTCCCTTCGTTTTACAACTTGTACACACTTGTCCTCGCTGATGGCACACAGAACGGGTTTAATCAGGAGATAGCTTCGCGTTTGATCCCGAGAAGCGTTTATGAAACTAGATACGAGAAGATCGCGGACGCCGTCATTGCGTTCAATGGTACCCTGAATTTCAA TCAAGTCGCCGGGGGTGTGGTCTCTTCAGTCAATCCAGACTCTGTCGGTGTCAATCCGGCTTGGCGGGACGGCTTAGCTTTGGgtattggtggtggtggttggaagGAAGGGGCTACAGTTGCCGAGATTCAAGCACAGAAACAGAGAGCCAAGGACTGCCTTTCTATCCTTGAAAATCTGCACCCCGGTGGCGGGACGTACTTCAATGAG GCTTCCTTGTACGAGTCTAATCCGGCACATACCTTCTTTGGTAACCACTATAGTCGCTTGCTCGCTATCAAGGACCATTATGATCCTCGCGGGTTGTTTGTAGTTGCTGAAGGGGTTGGCTCCGAACGTTGGGATGAATCTCTCAACTGCCGCAAGCGCCACTAG
- a CDS encoding uncharacterized protein (CAZy:AA7): protein MLGATHYTLLATSLLSLTSGSVGSDCKCPYGDACWPSDSEFEHLSSQISQPIIRPTPPQAVCYPASNPSGNCTDVQTNIFNGNWVSDRAGAYQNINFQAYISPNGTVSSCYLNATLGFPCEQGNIPPIGVDARSAADIQAAVRFAAKHNLRLVVKNTGHDYLGRSAGKNAFMIWTHHLKNITYNETFIPEGAPTTENYRALTIGAGVQWREAYAAAEQNGRYVVGGISGDGSVGAAGGWIGGGGHSAFSAKFGLGADNAIQFTVVTANGDHVIANAYNNSHLFWALRGGGAGTYGVVTSVTYKTHDIVPVTLAFVTANFTSPDIAKSVGTEFFKIQPKLADAHWGGYSFINQNSFLYGMIAPNVSLADANITAGPFLEFVKKTAGENNTMTGMIPAPSFYALINATSSLPTTSGSQVGGNVEIASRLYTRKLYENQSEKMAETLLSFPEGVAINHVAGGVVSQTDPDSAGLNPGWRDALAEVYTTVNWEDGATAAQIQAQRDVLKGQIATMEALEPGAPSYVNEGSLYEPNFKHTYFGSHYDRLLAIKDKYDPRGLFVVASGVGSDRWDAELVCPT, encoded by the exons ATGTTGGGTGCAACTCACTATACGCTACTGGCAACATCTCTTCTCTCGTTAACTTCTGGTTCAGTTGGGTCTGACTGCAAATGTCCCTACGGAGATGCTTGTTGGCCGTCTGACTCGGAATTCGAGCACCTCTCATCTCAAATCTCACAACCCATTATTCGCCCGACACCTCCCCAAGCAGTCTGCTACCCTGCCTCGAATCCCTCAGGAAACTGTACCGACGTTCAAACGAACATTTTCAACGGGAATTGGGTCTCAGACCGAGCTGGAGCTTACCAGAACATCAATTTTCAGGCGTACATCTCCCCCAATGGAACTGTTAGCTCGTGTTACTTGAACGCTACCCTTGGCTTTCCCTGTGAACAAGGAAACATACCACCGATTGGCGTTGATGCACGTTCGGCGGCAGATATTCAAGCAGCCGTCCGTTTTGCGGCTAAACATAATTTGCGGCTAGTGGTGAAGAATACAGG TCATGATTACCTGGGCCGAAGCGCGGGAAAAAATGCGTTCATGATTTGGACTCATCATCTCAAGAATATCACCTACAACGAGACTTTCATCCCGGAAGGTGCACCGACAACTGAAAATTACCGGG CGCTCACCATCGGAGCTGGAGTGCAATGGCGTGAAGCGTATGCAGCCGCTGAGCAGAATGGTCGATATGTTGTAGGTGGTATATCCGGCGATGGTTCTGTCGGTGCTGCGGGTGGTTGGATCGGAGGTGGTGGTCACAGTGCCTTTTCTGCAAAATTCGGACTCG GTGCCGACAACGCCATCCAGTTCACCGTAGTCACCGCCAACGGTGACCATGTTATAGCCAATGCCTACAACAACTCTCACTTATTTTGGGCTCTAcgtggaggaggagcaggCACCTATGGTGTCGTTACCTCCGTCACTTACAAAACTCACGATATCGTTCCTGTCACCCTTGCCTTTGTTACCGCCAACTTCACATCACCCGACATCGCCAAGTCGGTTGGAACTGAATTCTTCAAGATCCAACCGAAATTAGCTGACGCTCATTGGGGTGGATACAGTTTTATCAACCAAAACTCTTTTCTCTATGGGATGATTGCACCCAACGTCTCACTCGCTGATGCCAACATAACCGCGGGTCCATTCTTGGAGTTCGTGAAGAAGACGGCCGGTGAAAACAATACAATGACAGGAATGATACCAGCGCCTTCGTTTTATGCTCTCATAAACGCCACGTCTTCGTTACCTACGACGTCGGGCTCGCAAGTGGGAGGGAATGTGGAAATTGCGTCGAGATTGTACACGAGGAAGTTATACGAAAATCAATCCGAGAAGATGGCTGAGACACTTCTAAGCTTTCCTGAAGGTGTTGCGATCAA TCATGTCGCAGGCGGTGTCGTCTCCCAAACTGATCCAGATTCCGCTGGTTTAAACCCTGGATGGCGCGATGCCCTCGCTGAGGTCTATACGACCGTCAATTGGGAAGATGGTGCCACTGCTGCTCAGATACAAGCGCAGAGGGACGTACTTAAAGGTCAAATCGCCACGATGGAGGCTTTGGAACCTGGTGCACCCTCATACGTGAATGAGGGATCATTGTACGAACCTAATTTCAAGCATACCTATTTCGGGAGCCACTATGATAGGTTGTTGGCTATCAAAGATAAATACGATCCCCGGGGGCTCTTCGTGGTGGCTTCGGGTGTTGGGTCGGATAGATGGGACGCTGAGTTAGTGTGTCCTACATGA